In Aegilops tauschii subsp. strangulata cultivar AL8/78 chromosome 3, Aet v6.0, whole genome shotgun sequence, one genomic interval encodes:
- the LOC109764075 gene encoding uncharacterized protein codes for MVAAPASPGGPPLSPCAGFVADSLILPTRNARLFAPVFALVLAHTFVFLAVAVHFAHEYALSGPTIWLHPAALLVLHLAYLASKFGTQAAVALAACATLRGDRPRSLAELVRGTPRPRGIFACAALVAAAELASTAVPAYYLHSWYRYSWSHSDTGGVESFVQGVLLFVFLATLLLRLCLAAVFPVAIAASATAATEEGGDVGVGAAAHLQRAWRLITAAASWKEAALQVLVVSVVLPLATYPVYAFALNCGQGGCVLLLGSLFGFLLPSAGVQLYSAVAATVFYHRCMDQQRRRDLAIPLMMKDMKLGGTPLNSLKLIKGAIA; via the coding sequence ATGGTCGCCGCACCGGCGAGCCCGGGAGGTCCGCCCCTCTCTCCGTGCGCCGGCTTCGTCGCGGACTCCCTGATCCTCCCCACCCGGAACGCGAGGCTGTTCGCGCCGGTCTTCGCGCTCGTCCTCGCCCACACCTTCGTcttcctcgccgtcgccgtccaCTTCGCCCACGAGTACGCCCTGTCGGGCCCCACGATCTGGCTGCACCCAGCGGCGCTGCTCGTCCTCCACCTCGCCTACCTCGCCAGCAAGTTCGGGACGCAGGCCGCCGTCGCGCTCGCCGCCTGCGCCACGCTCCGCGGCGACCGGCCGCGCTCGCTCGCCGAGCTCGTGCGCGGCACCCCCCGGCCACGCGGCATCTTCGCCTGCGCCGCGCTGGTCGCCGCCGCGGAGCTCGCGTCCACGGCCGTCCCGGCGTATTACCTCCACTCCTGGTACAGGTACAGCTGGAGCCACTCGGACACCGGCGGCGTGGAGTCGTTCGTGCAGGGCGTCCTGCTGTTCGTCTTCCTCGCcacgctcctcctccgcctctgcCTCGCCGCGGTCTTCCCGGTCGCCATCGCCgcgtcggcgacggcggcgacagaGGAAGGCGGGGACGTCGGTGTCGGCGCGGCCGCTCATCTCCAGCGCGCGTGGCGGCTCATTACCGCGGCCGCGAGCTGGAAGGAGGCCGCCCTGCAGGTGCTAGTGGTGAGCGTCGTGCTGCCCCTGGCCACCTACCCGGTGTACGCGTTTGCTCTGAACTGCGGGCAGGGCGGGTGCGTGCTTTTGCTCGGCAGCCTGTTCGGGTTCCTTCTGCCGTCCGCCGGCGTGCAGCTCTACTCCGCGGTGGCCGCCACCGTGTTCTACCACCGGTGCATGGACCAGCAGCGTCGTCGTGATCTTGCCATTCCACTGATGATGAAGGACATGAAGCTAGGAGGTACCCCGCTAAATTCTCTGAAATTGATTAAGGGTGCGATCGCCTGA